One region of Natronorubrum aibiense genomic DNA includes:
- a CDS encoding LLM class flavin-dependent oxidoreductase: protein MELSIVDLAPIPEGGSATEAFEHTVERAQQAERLGYSRFWVAEHHDFTDSVASTTPEALIPYVAAKTDDIRVGSGTVLLNHYSPYKVAETFGVLDALEPGRIDLGLGRATGNPTSDLALQDDRSQRRRSGSDHSEKVDEVAKYFHDGFDDDHPFSDLELARSADSVPEIWMLGSSPQSAKIAGKLGLPYCFAAFIRPEPAVKAFEVYREHFEPSPYDAGPDDPTGMLSVNVTCAETDEEAARLRATTEASSRLLRSGRVDQLPIHSVEEAIEFLGSVPEPTRLPIEPGEWPRAISGSPETVQELLAEFTSQLAIEVDEVIVQNQIATPEDTLRSHELLADAVGLSPR, encoded by the coding sequence ATGGAACTCTCGATCGTCGATCTCGCACCGATTCCGGAGGGCGGCAGCGCGACAGAGGCGTTCGAACACACAGTCGAGCGCGCCCAGCAAGCCGAACGGCTCGGCTACTCGCGGTTTTGGGTGGCCGAGCATCACGACTTCACGGACTCGGTTGCGAGCACGACCCCCGAGGCGCTGATTCCTTACGTGGCCGCGAAGACCGACGATATCCGCGTCGGCTCCGGCACCGTGCTCCTCAACCACTACAGCCCCTACAAGGTCGCGGAGACGTTCGGCGTTCTCGACGCCCTCGAGCCCGGCCGCATCGACCTCGGTCTCGGTCGGGCGACGGGTAATCCGACGAGCGACCTCGCCCTGCAGGACGACCGCAGTCAGCGTCGGCGAAGCGGCAGTGATCACTCTGAGAAGGTTGACGAGGTCGCGAAGTACTTCCATGACGGGTTCGACGACGATCACCCGTTCAGCGATCTCGAACTGGCCCGATCGGCCGACTCGGTCCCGGAAATCTGGATGCTGGGCTCGAGCCCCCAGAGCGCAAAAATCGCCGGTAAACTGGGCCTGCCGTACTGTTTCGCCGCGTTCATTCGCCCGGAGCCAGCGGTCAAGGCGTTCGAGGTCTACCGCGAACACTTCGAGCCCTCGCCCTATGACGCCGGGCCGGACGACCCCACAGGCATGTTGTCGGTGAATGTCACCTGCGCGGAGACTGACGAGGAGGCGGCCAGGCTCCGCGCGACCACCGAGGCTTCCTCGAGATTGCTCCGGAGCGGTCGGGTCGATCAGTTACCGATCCATTCCGTCGAAGAGGCCATCGAATTCCTCGGCAGCGTCCCCGAACCGACGCGACTCCCGATCGAACCCGGCGAGTGGCCCCGAGCGATTTCGGGGAGTCCAGAGACGGTCCAGGAGCTGCTCGCCGAGTTCACGTCACAGCTCGCCATCGAGGTCGATGAGGTGATCGTGCAGAACCAGATCGCCACCCCTGAGGACACGCTTCGCTCACACGAGTTGCTCGCCGACGCCGTCGGGCTCTCGCCGCGCTGA
- the npdG gene encoding NADPH-dependent F420 reductase — protein MRIALLGGTGDIGQGLALRFARDTDHEVLIGSRDPEKAREAVDSYDAELEDRGVDSNIKGFINEMAADRADIVVLSVPPYHVADTVESVEDTLDEDTILVTPAVGMKGDEDGLHYHPPGTGSVTELVAERAPDEVPVVGAFHNLAADALSDLNTNLDLDTLLVANDDDAKETVRNLANEIDGLRALDVGPLANAAEVESVTPLVINIAKYNADLHDIGVKFQ, from the coding sequence ATGCGAATCGCACTACTCGGTGGAACCGGAGATATCGGGCAGGGACTGGCCCTGCGCTTTGCGCGCGATACGGACCACGAAGTACTGATCGGCTCGCGTGACCCTGAAAAAGCCCGCGAGGCGGTCGATAGCTACGACGCGGAACTCGAGGACCGCGGCGTCGATTCGAACATCAAGGGCTTTATCAACGAGATGGCGGCCGACCGGGCCGACATCGTCGTCCTCAGCGTGCCGCCGTATCACGTCGCCGACACCGTCGAATCGGTCGAAGACACTCTCGACGAGGACACGATCCTGGTCACCCCCGCAGTCGGAATGAAAGGCGACGAGGACGGCCTCCACTACCACCCGCCGGGAACCGGCAGCGTCACCGAACTCGTCGCCGAGCGAGCGCCCGACGAGGTGCCCGTCGTCGGCGCGTTCCACAATCTCGCGGCCGACGCGCTCTCGGATCTCAACACCAACCTCGACCTCGACACCCTGCTTGTCGCGAACGACGACGACGCGAAGGAGACCGTCCGCAACCTCGCAAACGAGATCGACGGGCTGCGCGCTCTCGACGTCGGCCCGCTCGCGAACGCCGCCGAGGTCGAAAGCGTCACCCCGCTGGTCATCAACATCGCGAAGTACAACGCCGATCTCCACGACATCGGCGTCAAATTCCAGTAG
- a CDS encoding cobalamin-binding protein, whose translation MRIVTTLPSATETVAALDLNPAAVSHECDYPPSVESLPSVTSSRIDTSGSSAEIDSQVLDTADDGGVYEIDTELLEDIEPDLIVTQGMCDVCAVDETVVTEAVADLEAAPEILTTDPHRVSDVLDDLERVGRATDLEERAREVRAALESRIDVIRERTADLEAEDRPRVAIFDWTDPAMIAGHWTAELAEWAGGTYGLADAGERSRPREWDEIREYDPELVIVAPCGFGLEQIAANAADLTQREDWDKLTAVQNGRVWAMDGDHYLNRPGPRLVDTLEALAPIVQPDLFDEGTPPEPLSGIAVPFETLSARLETDANQ comes from the coding sequence ATGCGAATCGTTACGACACTTCCCTCGGCGACCGAAACCGTCGCCGCTCTTGATCTCAACCCGGCCGCTGTCTCCCACGAGTGTGATTACCCACCCAGCGTCGAGTCGCTGCCGTCGGTCACCTCCTCCAGAATCGATACCAGTGGTTCGAGTGCCGAAATCGACAGTCAAGTGCTCGATACTGCCGACGACGGAGGTGTCTACGAGATCGATACTGAACTGCTCGAGGACATCGAACCCGACCTGATCGTCACGCAGGGAATGTGTGACGTCTGTGCAGTCGACGAGACGGTCGTCACCGAAGCCGTCGCGGACCTCGAGGCCGCTCCCGAGATCCTGACGACCGACCCCCACCGCGTTTCCGACGTTCTCGACGATCTCGAGCGGGTCGGTCGCGCGACGGATCTCGAGGAACGCGCCCGCGAGGTTCGGGCCGCCCTCGAGTCCCGAATCGACGTGATCCGAGAACGAACGGCCGATCTCGAGGCTGAAGACCGGCCACGGGTCGCTATCTTCGACTGGACCGATCCCGCGATGATCGCTGGCCACTGGACAGCCGAACTCGCCGAGTGGGCCGGCGGCACGTACGGCCTAGCCGACGCCGGCGAGCGCTCGCGGCCCCGCGAGTGGGACGAGATCCGCGAATACGACCCCGAACTCGTGATCGTCGCCCCCTGTGGCTTCGGCCTCGAGCAGATCGCTGCCAACGCGGCGGATCTCACGCAGCGCGAGGACTGGGACAAGCTTACTGCAGTCCAGAACGGTCGCGTCTGGGCGATGGACGGCGACCACTACCTCAATCGGCCCGGCCCGCGACTAGTCGACACCCTCGAGGCGCTGGCACCGATCGTCCAGCCCGATCTGTTCGACGAGGGGACGCCGCCGGAACCGCTTTCTGGGATCGCGGTTCCGTTCGAGACGCTTTCCGCGCGACTCGAGACGGACGCCAACCAGTAG
- a CDS encoding desampylase, whose product MTLDSELVVPTAIRDAILERAHNGRPEEICGVFGGEYDPDGRSRVRSQYPAENVAETPRTRYRIDPETQLEIFERLEDRGEEIVGFYHSHPSGPPRPSETDVAQATWPDRSYLIVSLEPREVGSWRWRADDDRFEREAIVLE is encoded by the coding sequence ATGACGCTTGACTCTGAACTCGTCGTCCCGACCGCGATCCGTGACGCGATCCTTGAGCGGGCTCACAACGGCCGCCCCGAGGAAATCTGTGGGGTCTTCGGCGGCGAGTACGACCCCGACGGGCGAAGTCGCGTTCGCTCGCAGTACCCAGCCGAGAACGTCGCCGAGACGCCACGAACGCGCTACCGGATCGATCCGGAGACCCAACTCGAAATCTTCGAGCGCCTCGAGGACCGCGGCGAGGAAATCGTCGGCTTCTATCACTCCCACCCCAGCGGGCCGCCGCGGCCGAGCGAGACCGATGTCGCGCAGGCGACCTGGCCCGACCGCTCGTATCTGATCGTCTCCCTCGAGCCACGCGAGGTCGGCTCGTGGCGCTGGCGGGCCGACGACGACCGGTTCGAACGCGAGGCGATCGTGCTCGAGTGA